Proteins from one Pseudomonas bijieensis genomic window:
- the betT gene encoding choline transporter BetT: protein MNPPVFYFAATFILLFGLVVIAVPEQAGAWLLAAQNWAANTVGWYYMLAMTLYLVFVVVTALSGYGKIKLGADHDEPEFSYLSWAGMLFAAGISITLFFFCVSEPLTHLVQPPQGEAGTADAARQAMQILFLHWGLHGWGVFAFVGMALAYFAYRHNLPLALRSALYPLIGKRINGPIGYAVDGFGIIATVFGLGADMGFGVLHLNSGLDYLFGVAHTQWIQVGLIVLMMGAAIIVAVAGVDKGVRVMSDINMLLACALLLFVLFAGPTQHLLNTLIQNIGDYLGALPMKSFDLYAYDKPSDWLGGWTVFYWAWWIAWSPFVGLFIARISRGRTIREFVFGVLLIPLGFTLAWMSIFGNSAIDQVLNHGMSALGMSALENPSMSLYLLLETYPWSKTVIAVTVFISFVFFVTSADSGTVVLSTLSAKGGNPDEDGPKWLRVFWGAMTALVTSALLFSGSIDALKSAVVLTSLPFSLILLLMMWGLHKAFYLESQKQIAQLHSLAPVSGSRRGTGGWRQRLSQAVHFPSRDEVYRFLDTTVRPAIEEVTAVFVEKGLTVVTQPDPANDSVSLEIGHGEQHPFIYQVQMRGYFTPSFARGGMGSKELNNRRYYRAEVHLSEGSQDYDLVGYTKEQVINDILDQYERHLQFLHLVR, encoded by the coding sequence ATGAACCCGCCGGTGTTTTATTTCGCGGCGACTTTCATCCTGTTGTTCGGCCTGGTGGTGATTGCCGTGCCGGAGCAGGCCGGTGCCTGGCTGCTGGCGGCGCAGAACTGGGCGGCCAATACGGTCGGCTGGTATTACATGCTGGCGATGACGCTGTATCTGGTCTTCGTGGTGGTCACCGCCTTGTCCGGCTACGGCAAGATCAAGCTCGGTGCCGACCACGACGAACCCGAATTCAGTTACCTGTCCTGGGCTGGCATGCTGTTCGCCGCCGGCATCAGCATCACGCTATTTTTCTTCTGCGTCTCCGAGCCGTTGACCCACTTGGTGCAGCCGCCCCAGGGCGAGGCCGGTACCGCTGACGCGGCGCGCCAGGCCATGCAGATTCTGTTTCTGCACTGGGGCCTGCACGGTTGGGGCGTGTTCGCCTTCGTCGGCATGGCCCTGGCGTACTTCGCCTATCGGCACAATTTGCCTCTGGCCCTGCGTTCGGCGTTGTACCCGCTGATCGGCAAGCGCATCAACGGCCCCATCGGCTATGCGGTGGACGGTTTCGGCATCATCGCCACGGTGTTCGGTCTCGGCGCGGACATGGGCTTCGGGGTATTGCACCTGAATTCAGGGCTCGATTACCTGTTCGGTGTCGCCCACACCCAATGGATTCAAGTCGGCCTGATCGTGCTGATGATGGGCGCGGCGATCATCGTCGCGGTGGCCGGTGTCGACAAAGGCGTGCGGGTCATGTCCGACATCAACATGTTGTTGGCCTGTGCGTTGCTGTTGTTTGTGCTGTTTGCCGGGCCCACCCAGCATTTGCTCAACACCTTGATCCAGAACATCGGCGATTACCTCGGTGCCTTGCCGATGAAGAGCTTCGACCTGTACGCCTATGACAAACCCAGCGACTGGCTGGGCGGTTGGACGGTGTTCTACTGGGCCTGGTGGATCGCCTGGTCGCCGTTCGTGGGGCTGTTCATCGCGCGGATTTCCCGTGGTCGCACCATCCGCGAATTCGTGTTTGGTGTGCTGCTGATTCCCCTGGGGTTCACCCTGGCGTGGATGTCGATCTTTGGCAACAGCGCCATCGACCAAGTGCTGAACCACGGCATGAGCGCCCTGGGCATGTCGGCCCTGGAAAATCCATCGATGAGCCTTTACCTGCTGCTGGAAACCTACCCGTGGAGCAAGACTGTCATCGCGGTCACGGTGTTCATCAGCTTCGTGTTCTTTGTCACGTCCGCCGACTCCGGTACCGTGGTGCTGTCGACGTTGTCGGCCAAGGGCGGCAACCCTGATGAGGACGGGCCGAAATGGCTGCGAGTGTTCTGGGGCGCGATGACCGCCCTGGTGACCAGTGCGTTGCTGTTCTCCGGCAGTATCGATGCCTTGAAGTCGGCGGTGGTGCTGACTTCCTTGCCGTTCTCGCTGATTCTGCTGTTGATGATGTGGGGCCTGCACAAGGCGTTCTACCTGGAATCCCAGAAGCAGATCGCGCAATTGCATTCCCTGGCGCCGGTATCTGGATCGCGCCGGGGCACGGGCGGCTGGCGCCAGCGGTTGAGCCAGGCGGTGCATTTCCCGTCTCGGGATGAGGTGTACCGTTTCCTCGACACCACGGTACGTCCGGCCATTGAAGAAGTGACCGCGGTGTTCGTCGAGAAGGGCCTGACGGTGGTGACCCAGCCAGACCCGGCCAATGACAGCGTCAGCCTGGAGATCGGTCACGGCGAGCAACATCCGTTCATTTACCAGGTGCAGATGCGCGGCTACTTCACGCCATCCTTCGCTCGCGGTGGCATGGGCTCGAAGGAACTCAACAACCGTCGTTACTACCGTGCCGAAGTACACCTGAGCGAAGGCAGCCAGGATTACGACCTGGTGGGCTACACCAAGGAGCAGGTGATCAACGACATTCTCGACCAGTACGAGCGGCACCTGCAGTTCCTGCATCTGGTGCGCTGA
- a CDS encoding SDR family oxidoreductase: MTVQNSKVAIVTGASRGIGAEIAKQLASEGFAVVINYANSASEASKLVVQLRQAGHQAIAVKADVSSAADVRQMFDETEAKLGKVDVLINNAGILQVMPLAQHSDELFEQTFAINTRGTFNTLREAATRLNDGGRIVNFSSSTVGLNLPGYSVYIASKAAVESLTQVFAKELRGRQITVNAVAPGPVATELFMHGKSEEQIQNYAKMPPLERLGQPEDIASIIAFLVSPAAGWVNGQILRANGGLV, translated from the coding sequence ATGACTGTTCAAAACTCGAAAGTTGCCATCGTGACCGGCGCCTCCCGCGGCATCGGCGCCGAAATCGCCAAGCAACTGGCCAGCGAAGGTTTTGCCGTCGTCATCAATTACGCCAACAGCGCCAGCGAGGCGTCCAAATTGGTGGTGCAGTTGCGCCAGGCCGGCCACCAAGCCATAGCGGTCAAGGCAGACGTGTCCTCTGCCGCGGATGTGCGGCAGATGTTCGATGAAACCGAAGCGAAACTGGGCAAGGTCGACGTGCTGATCAACAACGCCGGCATCCTCCAGGTGATGCCCCTGGCGCAGCACAGCGACGAGCTGTTCGAGCAGACGTTCGCCATCAACACCCGTGGCACCTTCAATACCCTGCGCGAAGCCGCGACCCGCCTGAACGACGGTGGCCGGATCGTGAATTTTTCCAGCAGCACCGTTGGCCTGAACCTGCCCGGCTACTCGGTGTACATCGCCAGCAAGGCGGCGGTGGAGTCGCTGACCCAGGTGTTCGCCAAGGAATTGCGCGGCCGCCAGATCACGGTCAATGCCGTGGCCCCCGGCCCGGTCGCCACTGAACTGTTCATGCATGGCAAGAGCGAGGAGCAGATCCAGAACTACGCCAAGATGCCGCCCTTGGAACGCCTCGGCCAGCCGGAAGACATCGCCAGCATCATCGCGTTCCTGGTCAGTCCCGCCGCCGGCTGGGTGAACGGGCAGATCTTGCGGGCCAACGGCGGCCTGGTCTGA